One genomic region from Apodemus sylvaticus chromosome 1, mApoSyl1.1, whole genome shotgun sequence encodes:
- the LOC127674813 gene encoding zinc finger and SCAN domain containing protein 4F-like, which yields MHGQEALFSENMPLKEVIAHLEQQKVATTPTQENARALLEIPKVVFLAAGESGWTEEGCSVILYLCTVLSIVLFVTGHENTDDGCQPPWNTSVGSDGVNSAGTVSDSLCTFQRVQYPELEDRDVSYGVPQVSRRVTQDTSRSQEVSLRAPSSEEVLMEVQPVFLSLTKQSEVTGDGHNATDVSGGVIRLTSEGDSIFIIQGEQYSVPDVEGVSYREPQGSRIALCSTRRSLDRSLWTASPGVVPMEVPGFLCRPEQSTPKSVPLFQNHEANSTFKGNQERLQRDPKPYKCEECPRTFKYPSNLSIHQKAHKKERPFFCKVCQTGFHQVSELRFHEVIHKAGKPFTCDACGRAFRYKTNLQAHERIHTGEKPYSCSLCDSSFCQSSTYHCHFRKFHKSE from the coding sequence ATGCACGGGCAGGAAGCCCTCTTTTCTGAGAACATGCCCTTAAAAGAAGTCATCGCACATTTGGAGCAACAGAAGGTAGCAACAACTCCCACACAAGAGAACGCAAGGGCACTCTTGGAGATCCCCAAAGTCGTGTTCTTGGCAGCAGGTGAGTCAGGCTGGACAGAAGAGGGCTGCAGTGTGATTCTCTACTTGTGTACAGTTTTATCAATTGTCTTATTTGTCACAGGACATGAAAATACAGACGATGGCTGCCAACCCCCTTGGAACACTAGTGTTGGAAGTGACGGTGTTAATAGTGCTGGAACTGTGAGTGATTCCCTTTGCACCTTCCAGAGAGTGCAATATCCGGAGCTTGAAGACAGGGATGTTTCTTATGGAGTCCCACAGGTTTCCAGAAGAGTAACTCAAGATacttccaggtcccaggaagTGTCCCTGAGGGCACCTTCTTCTGAAGAGGTCCTTATGGAGGTTCAGCCAGTGTTTCTCTCCCTCACCAAGCAGTCTGAGGTGACTGGAGATGGCCACAACGCTACTGATGTGAGTGGCGGGGTTATTCGTCTCACAAGTGAGGGAGATTCCATTTTCATTATCCAGGGAGAGCAGTACTCTGTACCTGATGTGGAAGGCGTTTCTTACAGAGAGCCTCAGGGTTCAAGAATAGCATTGTGCAGTACCCGCAGGTCCCTCGACAGGTCTCTGTGGACAGCTTCTCCTGGAGTTGTCCCTATGGAGGTCCCAGGCTTCCTCTGCAGGCCAGAGCAGTCTACCCCTAAGTCTGTCCCTCTTTTCCAGAATCATGAGGCAAATTCCACCTTTAAGGGTAACCAAGAGAGACTCCAGAGAGACCCCAAACCATACAAATGCGAGGAATGTCCCAGAACCTTCAAATATCCCAGCAACCTCTCCATCCACCAGAAAGCACACAAGAAGGAGAGGCCATTTTTCTGTAAGGTGTGCCAGACAGGCTTTCACCAAGTCTCGGAACTTCGATTTCATGAGGTCATACACAAGGCAGGGAAGCCTTTCACATGCGATGCCTGTGGAAGGGCCTTCCGATACAAGACCAACCTGCAGGCTCATGAGAGGatccacacaggagagaagccatACTCCTGCTCCCTGTGTGATAGCAGCTTCTGCCAGTCATCCACATACCACTGTCACTTCAGGAAGTTCCACAAATCAGAATGA